The Candidatus Dechloromonas phosphoritropha genome includes a region encoding these proteins:
- a CDS encoding DUF3014 domain-containing protein translates to MGKSSLLPLALIAIVVGLIYYLLMPDQQAPEPTVVAQTLGPAAEPAPPAPDPEVERYPIIAATPPAEPAPPINLDDDTAYRDGLRQLVGPEALAYFYPDRMIHRFVATIDNLPREEAQAKMMPIKPVSGPFMVERHAGTMTVDPANDQRYLRYLNVLAAVDKQRLVDLYVSLYPVFQQAYRELGYPGRHFNDRLVDAIDNLLATPAIVPPLAVVQPKVLYKFADPALEKRSAGQKIMLRLGADNMARAKILLIAIRGELLRRSPTK, encoded by the coding sequence ATGGGAAAAAGTAGTCTGTTGCCGCTGGCCTTGATCGCTATCGTCGTGGGCCTCATCTACTATTTATTGATGCCGGACCAGCAAGCCCCCGAACCGACGGTTGTCGCGCAGACGCTGGGTCCGGCCGCGGAACCAGCACCACCAGCGCCGGATCCCGAAGTCGAACGCTATCCGATCATCGCGGCAACCCCTCCAGCCGAACCCGCGCCACCTATCAATCTCGACGACGACACCGCCTATCGTGACGGCTTGCGGCAACTGGTCGGTCCGGAAGCGCTGGCCTATTTCTACCCCGACCGGATGATTCACCGCTTTGTCGCGACCATCGACAATCTGCCGCGCGAGGAAGCACAGGCCAAAATGATGCCGATCAAGCCCGTTAGCGGGCCGTTTATGGTTGAACGTCACGCTGGCACAATGACCGTCGACCCGGCCAATGACCAGCGTTACCTGCGTTATCTGAACGTGCTGGCGGCAGTCGACAAGCAGCGCCTGGTCGACCTTTATGTCAGCCTCTACCCCGTATTCCAGCAGGCCTACCGCGAACTCGGCTATCCCGGCAGACATTTCAACGACCGCCTCGTCGATGCCATCGACAACCTGCTGGCGACGCCGGCAATCGTGCCGCCGCTTGCTGTGGTGCAGCCGAAAGTACTCTACAAATTTGCCGATCCGGCACTCGAGAAGCGTTCCGCCGGGCAGAAAATCATGCTACGCCTAGGCGCCGACAACATGGCGCGTGCCAAGATTTTGCTGATCGCCATTCGCGGTGAACTGCTGCGCCGCTCGCCGACCAAATGA
- a CDS encoding 4Fe-4S binding protein, with amino-acid sequence MTEHVLHFQPRVERKQAGRIARIGLFLRRNRRTIIAVQWLIVVVYAAMVIIPAFLPLPPEDAHIWNNLRLFAQFAFWGLWWPGVMIATVTMGRVWCGLFCPEGALSEWVSQYGRGKALPRWLKWTGWPFVAFVATTVYGQLVSVYEYPQAALLVLGGSTVAALGIGLLYGREKRIWCRYLCPASGVFAVLAKIAPLHYKVDRAAWDRYSGEVEPVNCAPLLDIRRMTSASECHSCGRCAGQRDAVTYSARSPFAEVLDLDAPARTPDALTLIYGVLGVATAAFQWTLSPWLRSAKMALADWLVEHNHFALLDNNAPWWLLTHYPDAGDLFTWLDGALVLAYLLGGGFVLGSLLLIGPLLAARLLKDEALTWQRFALALTPLAAASVILGLSMLTVTHLKAEHLWLGWLPGLRIALLGAGCFGSLWLAFQLTSRSTAKNGRKLLAGVAMLLPVGLMATVWTLVFFFW; translated from the coding sequence GTGACTGAACACGTTCTCCACTTCCAGCCGCGGGTCGAGCGAAAACAGGCTGGCCGGATCGCCCGGATCGGCCTTTTCCTGCGCCGCAACCGGCGCACGATCATCGCCGTGCAATGGCTGATCGTCGTCGTTTATGCGGCGATGGTCATCATCCCCGCCTTCCTGCCGCTGCCGCCGGAAGATGCCCATATCTGGAACAACCTGCGCCTCTTCGCGCAATTCGCCTTCTGGGGTCTGTGGTGGCCAGGGGTCATGATCGCCACGGTGACCATGGGCCGCGTCTGGTGCGGCCTGTTCTGCCCGGAGGGTGCGCTGTCCGAATGGGTCAGTCAGTACGGGCGCGGCAAGGCGCTGCCGCGCTGGCTCAAGTGGACCGGCTGGCCCTTCGTCGCCTTCGTCGCCACCACCGTCTACGGCCAACTGGTCAGCGTTTATGAATATCCGCAGGCAGCGCTGCTGGTCCTTGGCGGCTCGACCGTCGCCGCACTCGGCATCGGCCTGCTCTACGGCCGCGAAAAACGCATCTGGTGCCGCTACCTGTGCCCTGCTTCCGGCGTCTTCGCCGTACTGGCCAAGATCGCTCCGTTGCATTACAAGGTCGACCGCGCCGCCTGGGATCGTTATAGCGGAGAAGTCGAACCGGTCAATTGCGCACCGCTGCTCGACATCCGACGCATGACCAGCGCCTCTGAATGCCATTCCTGCGGGCGCTGCGCCGGCCAGCGCGATGCTGTCACCTACAGCGCCCGCTCGCCGTTCGCCGAAGTGCTCGACCTCGACGCGCCAGCCCGCACGCCGGATGCACTGACGCTGATCTACGGCGTCCTCGGTGTCGCCACCGCCGCCTTCCAGTGGACCCTCAGCCCGTGGCTGCGCAGCGCCAAGATGGCGCTCGCCGACTGGCTGGTCGAGCACAACCATTTCGCGCTGCTCGACAACAACGCACCGTGGTGGCTGCTGACCCACTACCCGGATGCCGGCGACCTGTTCACCTGGCTCGACGGCGCGCTAGTCCTCGCCTACCTGCTCGGCGGCGGCTTCGTGCTCGGCAGCCTGCTGCTGATCGGGCCGCTACTCGCCGCCCGCCTGCTCAAGGACGAAGCCCTCACCTGGCAACGCTTCGCGCTGGCGCTGACGCCGCTCGCTGCGGCCAGCGTCATCCTCGGGCTGTCGATGCTGACCGTCACCCACCTCAAGGCCGAACACCTGTGGCTCGGCTGGCTGCCCGGATTGCGCATCGCGCTGCTTGGCGCCGGGTGTTTCGGCAGCCTGTGGCTGGCATTTCAGCTAACGTCACGGTCGACGGCAAAAAATGGCCGAAAACTACTGGCTGGCGTTGCGATGTTGCTGCCGGTCGGCCTGATGGCCACCGTCTGGACTTTGGTCTTCTTCTTCTGGTGA
- a CDS encoding FTR1 family protein: MGNALFVVWRESLEAFLIAGILYAWLKGNDATGRGRRALFIGLAAGVGLAVLLGWALLSVQDELTGNALEVFQIATLFIASGLITQMVLWMKKNGRHMKARLHADLSAAAQRSGFVGVAVVAALAVAREGAETVIFLYGMSQESSLGAVLLGALGGIAGAAATAWLAAKSLARLNIGLLLRLSSILLLILASALLVMAVDRMIGSGWLPALVDPVWDTSRLIADTTKGGKLLADFSGYRARPALSTLLAYLAYWSVVALAYWKISRD, from the coding sequence ATGGGTAACGCCCTTTTCGTAGTCTGGCGCGAAAGCCTCGAAGCCTTCCTGATCGCCGGCATTCTCTACGCCTGGCTGAAGGGCAACGACGCTACCGGGCGCGGCCGGCGGGCGCTGTTCATCGGCCTCGCCGCCGGTGTCGGGCTGGCCGTGTTGCTCGGCTGGGCATTGCTGAGCGTTCAGGACGAGTTGACCGGCAACGCGCTCGAAGTTTTCCAGATCGCCACGCTGTTCATCGCTTCCGGGCTGATTACCCAGATGGTACTGTGGATGAAGAAGAACGGCCGCCACATGAAGGCACGTCTGCACGCCGACCTTTCGGCCGCCGCGCAGCGTTCGGGCTTCGTCGGCGTCGCCGTCGTCGCCGCGCTGGCGGTGGCCCGCGAAGGGGCGGAAACGGTGATCTTCCTCTACGGCATGTCGCAGGAGAGTTCACTCGGCGCCGTGTTGCTCGGCGCGCTGGGCGGCATCGCCGGCGCCGCGGCGACCGCCTGGCTGGCTGCCAAAAGTCTGGCTCGGCTCAATATCGGCCTGCTGCTGCGCCTGTCGTCGATTCTCTTGCTGATCCTCGCCTCGGCGCTGCTGGTCATGGCGGTGGACCGGATGATCGGCAGCGGCTGGCTGCCGGCGCTGGTCGATCCGGTCTGGGATACCTCGCGGCTGATCGCCGACACGACCAAAGGCGGCAAGCTGTTGGCCGACTTCTCCGGCTATCGCGCCCGACCGGCGCTGAGCACGCTGCTCGCCTACCTCGCCTACTGGAGCGTCGTCGCCCTAGCCTATTGGAAAATATCACGTGACTGA
- a CDS encoding cupredoxin domain-containing protein yields MKHALLSAVFGLFLASTAAVGSAGPAFADDMPTIKLLMKDGRLIPETLEVPANMRFRLEVTNEGPGAAEFESLELRKELVMAPGVTRNLIFHPMKAGTYKFFDDFHPATGQGRIIAK; encoded by the coding sequence ATGAAGCACGCTCTCCTTTCCGCAGTTTTCGGCCTTTTTCTGGCGTCGACCGCGGCCGTAGGAAGTGCAGGGCCGGCATTCGCCGACGACATGCCGACCATCAAGCTGTTGATGAAGGACGGCCGCCTCATCCCTGAAACGCTGGAGGTTCCTGCCAATATGCGTTTCCGGCTGGAGGTGACGAACGAGGGGCCGGGGGCTGCGGAATTCGAGAGCCTGGAATTGCGCAAGGAACTGGTGATGGCGCCCGGCGTCACCCGCAACCTGATTTTTCACCCGATGAAAGCGGGCACCTACAAGTTCTTCGACGATTTCCACCCGGCCACCGGCCAGGGCCGGATCATCGCCAAATAA
- a CDS encoding carbohydrate porin has protein sequence MRLANLTAALVAAGLTMPAFAASDSATLEKLAARLEKLEARNAELEKEVKMLKAESEQVAKSLDNDRISENEPELTTRLKATENDVLAMKKPIKVTESLEGIKATAALATVVQGASGLPSGTADASTQLNYRVDVSVELPLEPIGDIEHKLFGGFRIGQGQGLNTAFARLGYFASAPNALAFRASGANPDDSVVILGQAWYQAAIPLPFGGFKPDSREKLEITFGKMDIFGFFDQNVAASDEAKQFLNSAFVHNPLLDAGGEAGVDANGFQPGFIVAYANESDKTQPWRLSVGAFGAGEYGSNYQKSFNSPLYMAQAETQLNLFGGLTGHYRAYGWTRAEAFDYNGTTARHSGIGISVDQRIDDGITLFGRYGKLVQGEAPFNQAVTLGAEFNGSYWGRAADTLGIAGGWLQAGSGYKSTSAEIDINGDGIADFAFIPSGAETVAEIYYRYHISPQFELSPDFQWLTQGGANPDAKSAYVFGLRANIVY, from the coding sequence ATGCGCCTTGCCAATTTGACCGCCGCGCTGGTCGCGGCGGGCCTGACCATGCCCGCGTTCGCTGCCAGCGACAGCGCGACACTGGAAAAACTGGCCGCCCGCCTGGAAAAACTGGAAGCGCGCAACGCCGAACTGGAGAAGGAAGTGAAGATGCTCAAGGCTGAAAGCGAACAGGTCGCCAAAAGCCTCGACAACGACCGGATCTCCGAAAACGAACCGGAACTGACCACGCGCCTAAAGGCCACCGAGAACGACGTTCTGGCGATGAAAAAACCAATCAAGGTCACCGAGTCGCTCGAAGGGATCAAGGCAACCGCCGCCCTCGCCACTGTCGTCCAGGGTGCCAGCGGCCTGCCTTCAGGCACCGCAGATGCCAGCACCCAGCTCAATTATCGGGTCGACGTTAGCGTCGAATTACCGCTAGAGCCAATCGGCGACATCGAGCACAAGCTGTTCGGCGGTTTTCGCATCGGTCAGGGACAAGGCCTCAACACTGCCTTCGCCCGCCTCGGGTACTTCGCCAGCGCGCCCAATGCCCTGGCCTTCCGCGCCAGCGGCGCCAACCCGGACGACTCGGTGGTGATTCTCGGGCAGGCCTGGTATCAGGCCGCCATTCCCCTGCCCTTCGGCGGCTTCAAGCCCGATTCGCGGGAAAAGCTGGAGATCACTTTCGGCAAGATGGATATCTTCGGATTCTTCGACCAGAACGTCGCGGCTAGCGACGAAGCGAAGCAGTTCCTGAATTCGGCATTCGTGCACAACCCGCTGCTCGATGCCGGCGGCGAAGCCGGGGTCGATGCCAACGGCTTCCAGCCGGGATTCATCGTCGCCTACGCCAACGAGAGCGACAAGACGCAACCGTGGCGGCTCTCGGTCGGCGCCTTCGGGGCCGGCGAATATGGTTCCAACTACCAGAAGAGCTTCAATTCGCCGCTCTACATGGCGCAGGCGGAAACACAACTCAATCTGTTCGGCGGCTTGACCGGCCACTATCGCGCTTATGGCTGGACGCGCGCCGAGGCGTTTGATTACAACGGCACGACGGCAAGACACTCGGGCATCGGCATCTCCGTCGACCAGCGCATCGACGACGGCATCACGCTGTTCGGTCGCTACGGGAAGCTGGTACAGGGGGAAGCGCCGTTCAATCAGGCCGTTACGCTGGGCGCCGAGTTCAACGGTAGTTACTGGGGCCGTGCTGCCGACACGCTCGGCATCGCCGGTGGCTGGCTGCAGGCGGGCAGTGGCTACAAGAGTACCAGCGCCGAAATCGACATCAACGGCGACGGCATCGCGGACTTCGCGTTCATCCCGAGCGGCGCCGAGACGGTGGCCGAAATCTATTATCGCTACCACATTTCGCCACAGTTCGAACTCAGCCCGGACTTCCAGTGGCTGACCCAGGGCGGCGCCAACCCGGACGCCAAGTCGGCCTACGTGTTCGGCTTGCGCGCCAACATCGTCTATTGA
- a CDS encoding iron transporter has product MAPPLVFPFHSQPASRASQPQSFWSLALFNTKKLAALLALSATLATPAFALEYPIGVPQQKAGMEIAAVYLQAVEMEPDGIMRKVSESDIHIEADIHALANNPNGFPEGAWVPYLVIKYEVSKIGGDYKASGDFMPMVANDGPHYGDNIKLAGPGKYKVKYSIQPPSANPHAHFGRHTDRATGVRPWFKPFEVEYEFTYVGIGKKGGY; this is encoded by the coding sequence ATGGCCCCGCCACTCGTTTTTCCATTCCACAGCCAGCCAGCCTCCCGGGCAAGCCAGCCACAATCATTCTGGAGTCTCGCCTTGTTCAACACCAAAAAACTCGCCGCGCTGCTGGCCCTTTCCGCAACCCTCGCCACCCCGGCATTCGCCCTCGAATACCCGATTGGCGTACCCCAACAAAAGGCTGGGATGGAAATCGCCGCCGTCTATCTGCAGGCCGTCGAGATGGAACCGGACGGCATAATGAGGAAGGTCTCCGAATCGGACATCCACATCGAGGCCGACATCCACGCGCTGGCCAACAACCCGAACGGTTTCCCGGAAGGCGCCTGGGTTCCCTACCTTGTCATCAAATACGAAGTCTCGAAGATCGGTGGCGACTACAAGGCGTCCGGCGATTTCATGCCAATGGTCGCCAACGATGGTCCACATTACGGCGACAACATCAAGCTGGCCGGCCCCGGCAAGTACAAGGTGAAATACAGCATACAGCCGCCGTCGGCCAACCCGCACGCCCATTTCGGCCGCCATACCGACCGCGCTACTGGCGTCCGTCCGTGGTTCAAGCCTTTCGAAGTCGAGTACGAATTTACCTATGTCGGGATCGGCAAAAAAGGCGGTTACTGA
- a CDS encoding hemin uptake protein HemP, which produces MNATIKSAEPRRTPASKATRPHASSAELLRGASMLEIEHAGQIYILRVTRENKLILTK; this is translated from the coding sequence ATGAACGCCACGATCAAATCTGCCGAGCCGCGTCGTACCCCCGCTTCCAAAGCGACAAGACCGCATGCCTCCAGCGCGGAACTATTGCGTGGCGCAAGCATGCTGGAGATCGAACATGCCGGCCAAATTTACATCTTGCGCGTCACCCGCGAAAACAAACTGATCCTGACCAAATAA
- a CDS encoding DUF2325 domain-containing protein has protein sequence MTSCPQLASEIQGSRRRKLWEISTKAHCPIIGVCFSTEDLRALISKVMNFPRGTSDYTLHTTAVSACDERSQLAELLHKALEKRFQLTIRRFSAARDGNALRALWLQATSSGCEIPAALWASWTHPACDAQLEQEIYGDIHMIQHQIGSGMRADLHALQALRADNEQLRQELAAARRANESLRNEKSRETQALGQRVAELRAELAGKDAQGERLASEIGSLRQALASLRDQKTLARRASDAEDRANALSVHSKTLEDEVLNLRRLLTHANVALKQLTATDENCLLSEVDRKPPSMLDGKCVLCVGGRTGAVDAYRQLIENRGGRFLHHDGGLEESLHRIDSALAAADLVICQAGCISHNAYWRVKEQCKRSGKRCIYMKSAGVSGLSRLIDSNASLTVED, from the coding sequence ATGACGTCATGCCCTCAACTGGCATCTGAAATTCAGGGATCGCGGCGGCGCAAACTATGGGAAATCAGCACCAAGGCCCACTGCCCGATTATCGGTGTCTGTTTCAGCACCGAAGACCTGCGGGCACTGATTTCCAAAGTGATGAATTTTCCGCGCGGGACCAGCGATTACACGCTGCACACGACAGCCGTCAGTGCCTGCGACGAACGCAGCCAGCTCGCCGAGTTGTTGCACAAGGCATTGGAGAAGCGCTTTCAGTTGACCATCCGGCGCTTTTCAGCCGCCCGGGATGGAAACGCACTGCGGGCGCTCTGGTTGCAAGCAACTAGCAGCGGCTGCGAAATTCCTGCTGCGCTCTGGGCCAGTTGGACACATCCCGCCTGCGACGCCCAACTCGAGCAGGAAATATACGGCGATATCCATATGATCCAGCATCAAATTGGCTCGGGTATGCGTGCCGATTTGCATGCTCTGCAAGCACTGCGCGCCGACAATGAGCAATTGCGCCAGGAACTCGCTGCGGCACGGCGTGCGAACGAATCCCTGCGCAATGAAAAATCACGGGAAACGCAGGCACTTGGCCAGCGTGTCGCCGAACTCCGCGCCGAACTGGCCGGAAAAGACGCCCAGGGCGAGCGACTCGCCAGCGAAATCGGCAGTCTGCGCCAGGCCCTGGCCAGTCTTCGAGATCAGAAAACTCTCGCCCGCCGGGCAAGTGACGCCGAGGACAGAGCCAATGCACTGAGTGTTCATTCGAAAACGCTGGAAGACGAAGTATTGAATCTGCGGCGACTACTGACGCATGCCAATGTCGCCCTTAAGCAACTGACTGCCACAGACGAAAACTGCCTGCTTTCCGAGGTTGACCGCAAGCCTCCATCAATGCTTGACGGCAAGTGCGTTCTTTGTGTCGGGGGCCGCACTGGCGCCGTCGATGCCTACCGGCAGCTCATCGAAAACCGGGGCGGCCGCTTCCTGCATCACGATGGCGGACTTGAAGAAAGCCTGCACCGCATCGACTCGGCACTCGCCGCGGCCGATCTGGTCATCTGCCAGGCCGGCTGCATCAGCCACAACGCCTATTGGCGCGTGAAGGAACAATGCAAGCGCAGCGGAAAGCGCTGCATTTACATGAAATCGGCCGGTGTATCAGGTCTTTCCCGACTGATTGACAGCAATGCCTCGCTGACGGTCGAGGATTGA
- a CDS encoding electron transport complex subunit E — protein sequence MITREELRNIAGNGIWKQNSSIVQILGLCPLLAVTTNAVNGIMLSLATIIVMAVANVAVASLRNFIPHEIRIPVFILIIAALVTVVDLMFNANLHELYLVLGIFIPLIVTNCIVLARVEAFAAKNPPLQSTLDGVFMGVGMLWTLALLGAMRELLGGGTLFSGVDMVFPDLQPIQLLPESYPGFLLAMLPPGAFILLGCMIAWKNWMDARAARRVQRKPRQTAAVAGVH from the coding sequence ATGATCACTCGTGAAGAACTGAGGAATATCGCCGGCAACGGCATCTGGAAGCAGAACTCGTCGATTGTCCAGATTCTCGGCCTCTGTCCACTGCTGGCGGTGACCACCAACGCGGTCAACGGTATCATGCTGTCGCTGGCGACGATCATCGTCATGGCCGTCGCCAACGTGGCCGTCGCCTCGCTGCGCAACTTCATCCCGCACGAGATCCGCATCCCGGTCTTCATTCTGATCATCGCCGCGCTGGTCACCGTCGTCGACCTGATGTTCAACGCCAATTTGCACGAACTTTATCTGGTGCTCGGCATCTTCATCCCGCTGATCGTCACCAACTGCATCGTGCTGGCGCGCGTCGAGGCCTTCGCCGCCAAGAACCCACCGCTGCAATCGACGCTCGACGGTGTCTTCATGGGTGTCGGCATGTTGTGGACTTTGGCCCTGCTCGGCGCCATGCGCGAACTACTGGGCGGCGGCACGCTGTTCAGCGGCGTCGACATGGTCTTCCCCGACCTGCAGCCGATCCAGTTGCTGCCCGAGAGCTATCCTGGCTTCCTGCTGGCGATGCTGCCCCCGGGCGCCTTCATCCTGCTCGGCTGCATGATTGCCTGGAAGAACTGGATGGACGCCCGCGCCGCCCGGCGCGTCCAGCGCAAGCCGCGGCAAACAGCGGCAGTAGCCGGCGTGCATTAG
- the rsxG gene encoding electron transport complex subunit RsxG, translating into MTAGKKDISAPGMALRTAAILFVFVILFTGLLSAAYLWTKPAIEASAAEEKMKLVDEVLPRSEYDNALLSDTLTLPPTPELGLDEPTTLYRARMDGQPVALVFEAVAPDGYAGKIRLLIALRADGTVAGVRVTQHKETPGLGDYVDPKKDKNKVAPWIGQFAGLSLATVSDPGWRVKKDHGRFDYYAGATVTPRAVVKAVHKAVKWADLQRDRLLAETGGKP; encoded by the coding sequence ATGACCGCCGGCAAGAAGGATATCTCCGCCCCAGGCATGGCGCTGCGCACGGCCGCCATTCTTTTCGTTTTCGTCATCCTGTTCACCGGCCTGCTGTCGGCCGCCTACCTGTGGACAAAGCCGGCGATCGAAGCCTCGGCCGCCGAGGAAAAGATGAAGCTGGTCGACGAAGTGCTGCCGCGCTCGGAATATGACAACGCCCTGCTCAGCGACACGCTGACCCTGCCACCGACGCCCGAGCTCGGCCTCGACGAGCCGACGACGCTGTATCGGGCACGAATGGACGGCCAGCCGGTGGCGCTGGTGTTCGAGGCGGTCGCCCCCGATGGCTACGCCGGCAAGATCAGGCTGCTGATCGCCCTGCGCGCCGACGGCACGGTCGCCGGCGTGCGCGTCACCCAGCACAAGGAGACGCCGGGCCTCGGCGATTATGTCGACCCGAAGAAGGACAAGAACAAGGTCGCGCCGTGGATAGGCCAGTTCGCCGGACTGTCGCTGGCCACCGTCAGCGACCCCGGCTGGCGGGTCAAGAAGGACCACGGCCGTTTCGATTACTACGCCGGCGCCACGGTCACCCCGCGCGCCGTCGTCAAGGCGGTGCACAAAGCTGTCAAATGGGCCGACCTGCAACGCGACAGGCTGCTCGCCGAAACTGGAGGCAAGCCATGA